The window CCCACACctattggttggaggaccaacccgTGATCCACGCCGATTGGCGGGAGAACCTTTCCCAGAACCACGCCGAGAGCTTGGCGGACCTGCACGAGGTCCATTTCAATTGGATGGAGGACCTGACCCCAAACTCACTCCGATTGGCTGGAGGACTTGTCCCTGACCAGTGGCTCCCCGATCCGGTGCCACAGTCGACGCATGCGTGGTCACTCTCGCTTCCCCTGGACTGCCAATGATCTGTAACAAAAAGGGGAATAAAATGTTGCGTCTGTCGGATTTACCATCGGTGAGAAACCGGGTTGATCGGCCTCTGCGTTGGACAGGGCAGTGGACTGAATTCGGAAACACCTCGAACCCGAATTAGCATCTCCTGATTCCTCCCCCGCCGTTTGCACCAAACCGGAAACGACTCCAGGATTCCTCCATTGAGAGCGGGGACGATCGCCATCTTTGATGTGGGCATTAAGGATAGGGGCGGCAGTGCAATCGCCATGTTTGTAGGGGGCAACGTTTGGAATGAGTGGGCGGAGCTTGCTGGCCATTGTTCAGAGTGGACCCAACTTTGTCCATCAAGCTGCATCAGTCCTTCACATCCAAATCTCATAAATTGGCATTAGGGTAAGACAACCTTCGTGCATTAATATAAAGAAAGAATTGCAGGTGTTGGAAGTCTGGAACAAAGACACAAAATGCTGGAGTAACCCTCCAGCTCTGAAAGCGTCTGGAGAAAGATGCAGAAACatctttacagatgctgcaagacctgctcaGCCTcgccagcattctctgtttttgtttctgccgTTGTGTTTCTGTGCGCCCTCTCTCACTGTTTTAAATCATTTCACAGATATTCAACACAGAAGAATTCTAGTTGAGAAGCTCAAAGCGAACGTCACAGCAGGATCTGCCAGAATTACCCAATTTACTGTAACTTGAGTATCATTGGGTTCTGAACATGGAAGATAAAGGCAGTGGAGAGAAACCGTACAGATGTTCTATGTGTGGGCGAGGTTTCAAGCGATCATCCGGCCTGTCGAGACACAAATGCATTCACAACGGGGAAAAGCCCTGCAAATGTGTggactgtgggaagggattcacttacCCATCCCAGTTGGAAACACATCagcacagtcacactggggagaaaccatggaaatgtagggactgtgggaagggattcaattatcCATCCGAACTGGAAattcatcggcgcagtcacactgCAGAAAAGCTGTTCACCtgctccgagtgtgggaaggATTTTGCTCACTTTCACACCCTGCTGATACACCAGagagttcacactggggagaaaccattcacctgctccaagtgtgggaaaggattcagtaCGTCATCCCATCTGCTGAtacaccagcgggttcacactaAGGAGAGACCTTTTAAATGTCCAGACTGTGAGAAGTGCTTTAAAAGTTCTGGGGAACTGATGTCTCATCAGCGTGTTCACACTAATGAGAGACCATTCAGATGCATTCAATGTGGGGCTAGATTCAGGTACTCCTCTCAATTAACTgtacaccagcgagttcacactggggaaaggccgttctcctgctccatgtgtgggagAAGATTCACTCAATCGTCTGACTTACTGAAACACCACCGGGTTCACACTGACAGGAGACCTTTTAAGTGTACAGGCTGTGGGAAAAGCTATAAAAGTGCTGGGGAACTTACGTCCCATCAAAGGACTCACACTGGCGAGAGACCATTCGTGTgctctcactgtgggactgggttCGGGCGGTCATCTCAGCTCACagaacaccagcgagttcacactggggagagaccattcacctgctgtgagtgtgggagtagCTTCACGCGGTCGTTCAACCTGCGGAGACACCGCCGAGCTCACACCAGGGAGACACCGTTCACCTGCTCAGAGTGCGGGAAGGAATTCACTCGTTCATCCACCCTGCTgacacaccagcgagttcacgttTGTTTAGGGAAGAGTGGTGGCagttgcatttgaaactgaaggcaGCCCTGATAAGCTGAGCTTAGTGGAAGTAAGGCTCGGGTGAAACATGGCTTGGTGAATCCTGCACCTCCTCgactgtcttctcttccctttgAAAGTTGCGAAACAACTGCATTGcagagataaaaatcacacaacaccaggttagtgtccaacaggtttatttggaagcactagcttttgaagcaccgctccttcatcaggtggttgtggagaacacaattgcaaggcacagaatttatagcaaaagtttacagtgtgatgtaactgaaattatacattgaaaaataccttgattgtttgttgagtcttgcATCTATTCagataccatgatagtttcacttctttcatgtgtaagtcacaaaacctttttttaaaagttacattctcagtttaagtgtaacaattggtgttagccagacaataagttgaaggtgttagccccctgtgttgtctgtctgtgctataatgtttagactgattctaatctaaaaagtgagataacagagtcttaatgaattcatgcagtttttgagcaaagtacaatgtagctttgcaagtacaaattcactccacaaacgtatatgtatatgtgtgcatgtgggtctttgtgtttgtgtatgtatgtgtctgtctgtctggggtgaggggttgtgagtgtgagagagagtgtgtatgtgagtgtagattGTCTAAGTTTGTGAGGGgtgcaggtgtgagtgtgtgtgtgtctgggatggtgggttgtgagtgtctgtgagagagagtgtatatgtgtgtgcatgaatgtagagtggtctgtgagaggatgcagagaGTGATCCTAAGCTTCGCACCAGGTGGTGCTGACAGTGCAGTTTACTAGCACAGCACACAATGTTCGGAAACAttatttggagatgtcggtgttgcactggggtgtacaaagttaaaaatcacacagtaccaggttataatccaacaggtttatttggaaacactagctttcgaagcgctgctccttcatcatactccacaaccacctgataaaggagcagtgctccaaaagctagtgcttacaaataaacttgttggacaataacctggtctTCTGAAACATTTTTCTAGTTCAATTGAGCATGACACCTGTTGTTAAAGTTCacatgagaatgtaactttaaaaaaaaatgttccgggctttacatatgaaagaactgaaaccaacatggtcattctaaaagatgagagacctaacaatccaggtctttttcaataaataatttcagttgcatcacactgtaaactattgctataaattctatgtcttatgatcttaaactccacaaccacctgatgaaggagcagcactctgaaagctggtgcttccaaataaacctgttagactgctgatgttgtgtgatttttaactttgtacacccctgtgcaacaAAAAAGCaggatggtcatgttgcagcagtataggatgctggtgagggcacgcctggagtactgcatgcagttttggtctccttacttgagaaaggatgtactggcactagaggtgGTGCAGAgtgggttgattccagagttgaaggGGTTGACTTGTGAAGACAGATTGAGTAAACTGggattatactcattggaatttaaaagaatgggggtgtcttatagaaacataaaattatgaaaggaatgGGGGAGTGGATAAAATAGAAGCAGAGAGGATGTTTGCACTGGCAGGTGAAAGTAGGACaggagggcacagcctcaagctgagggggagcagatttaggactgaactgagaaggaatcCCTTCACCCAGAgcgttgttaatctatggaattccttgcccagggaaatAGTTGGGGCTACTTcagtgaatgtttttaaagctaatattgataattttttgaacagtaaaggaattaagggttacggtgagCAGGCAGCTAAGTGGAGCTGAGGTCACgaacagatcatccatgatcttatgaatggcagagcaggctggaagggccagacagcctactcctagttcttatattagagagccatagagatgtacagcatggcaacagacccttcggtccaactcgtccatgccggccagatatcccaacctaatccagtcccacttgccaacacttgacccatatccctccaaacccttcctattcatataaccatccggccgccttttaaatgttgcaattgtaccagcttcctctggcagctcattcaacacacgcaccaccctctgcgtgaagaagttaccctttaggtcccttttatatctttcccctctcaccctaaacctacgcgcttctagttctggactccccccaccccagggaaaagacctcatctatccattcccctcatggttttatcaacctctataaggtcacccctcagcctccgacgctccagggaaaacagccccagcccattcagcctctccttccctcctgttCTTATCTTGGCTGTCCCGGTTAAATCAGTTAAGAACAATCCCCAACTGATCCTACCATTTATGGTTAGATTGCATTGTAGTCTTAACAGTTATCTGTTATGGTTGTGAGGATTGTAAGGACAGTTTGTTTGAACCTGTTGAATCTTGAGTAAAAGGGATTAAAGACGAGTCTCAGGTACCTTGTTGCTATGGGAACATGAAGGCCAAGTCAAGGACCTTggtgattggattagattccctacagtgtggaaacaagcccttcggcccaaccagtccacaccgaccctccgaagagtaacccacccagacccattcccctacatttgcccctgactaatccacctaacactatgggcaattttagctaggccaattcaccctgacctgcacatctttagactgtgggaggaaaccggagcacccggaggaaacccacacagacactgggagaacatgcaaactccacacagacagtcgcccgaggcgggaattgaacctgggtccctggcaccgtgaggcagcagtgctaaccactgagtcaccgcgcCACCCTGGACTGTGTGTACTGTTTTCTCAGCTGGGCTGAAGAGCCAAGGCAATTATCTTAATAAAAACTATGAATATTGTATATGATCAGGGACTGCTGCAACATTCTTGTCTTTAAAACAATCGCATTCTTTGCAGATTCTTAATTGAATGGCTCCAGTTTGAGACAGGGGCATGTTCAATGAGAGCTGGGTCTCTGTGTGTGGCAATTACTGCTCGTAGTCAACGGGTCCACAGcccaaacttgtccatgccacccagttttcaTATTTAATCTAatttccatttgcctgcatttggtccatatccctccatgccTGTACCATCCACGTGCCCATCCAAaggtttcttaaatgacaaaattatacttccctccatcactccctctgGAAGCCTGGTGtcgacactcaccaccctctgtgtgaaacaattgcccctctggacccttttatatctgtcccccccccccatccctctccctaaacctatgccctctcgttttagactcccctaacctggggaaaagctgttggctatctaccttatgtatgcctctcgtgattttatagacctctgtaaggtcacccctcagtctcctacgctccagggaaaaaggtcCCTAGCCTACCCAACCTGTCCTGATAACCCAAACTTTCCAGTCCAGGTTGCATCCGAGTAAAACTTTCTCCttctagtttaataataccctttcTATAGGAGGGTGACCAGAGCTGCACGCAGTACTACAAATATGGCCTCTCCAACatattgtacagctgcaataagaTGTCCCACTTCCTCTACTCACTTCTCTCGCCAaggaaagcaagcatgccaaaagccttcttcactgccccgtctagctgtgactccactttcaaggagctatgaacctgaacctc of the Chiloscyllium punctatum isolate Juve2018m chromosome 36, sChiPun1.3, whole genome shotgun sequence genome contains:
- the LOC140461002 gene encoding uncharacterized protein, with the protein product MEDKGSGEKPYRCSMCGRGFKRSSGLSRHKCIHNGEKPCKCVDCGKGFTYPSQLETHQHSHTGEKPWKCRDCGKGFNYPSELEIHRRSHTAEKLFTCSECGKDFAHFHTLLIHQRVHTGEKPFTCSKCGKGFSTSSHLLIHQRVHTKERPFKCPDCEKCFKSSGELMSHQRVHTNERPFRCIQCGARFRYSSQLTVHQRVHTGERPFSCSMCGRRFTQSSDLLKHHRVHTDRRPFKCTGCGKSYKSAGELTSHQRTHTGERPFVCSHCGTGFGRSSQLTEHQRVHTGERPFTCCECGSSFTRSFNLRRHRRAHTRETPFTCSECGKEFTRSSTLLTHQRVHVCLGKSGGSCI